A genomic segment from Streptomyces sp. NBC_00459 encodes:
- a CDS encoding HAMP domain-containing sensor histidine kinase, translating to MGTVTTIALEQHLYKQLDSQVSETADRAGGPPPGGRPDEANKKVNPPGGLPSGNGLTTSSPSTAPSASTDSTSSTGNSTTSGAGTVIQSVEGQLTNLVTRGGTPEYTVAAAVDAKGGVTRAYFSKVQSSTSTTDSEVQAVELSETQKAELASVSQTGSLQTITITGLGEYRVKYVTGDRGNFYVALPTESVTTTINTLILVEVSVTAAGLVAAGIAGTVLVGVALRPLRKVASTATRVSELPLHTGEVTLNERVAESETDPHTEVGQVGAALNRMLDHVHGALHSRQQSEMRVRQFVADASHELRTPLASIRGYAELTRRGREETGPDTRHALGRIESEAGRMTLLVEDLLLLARLDAGRPLQFDQTDLVPLVVDTVSDARAAGRDHNWRLDLPDEPALVSADAARLQQVLVNLLANARTHTPPGTTVTARVQRRGPWLCVDVQDDGQGIPADLLPHVFERFARGDTARSRSTGSTGLGLAIVQAVATAHGGAVTVDSVPGQTVFTVHLPALAPETNWQSDSQVQHSATTWVQQGA from the coding sequence AAAAGGTCAATCCGCCCGGCGGGTTGCCGAGTGGCAACGGCTTGACCACTTCTTCGCCGTCCACAGCTCCTTCGGCCTCCACGGATTCCACGTCCTCCACGGGCAACAGCACCACCTCCGGTGCGGGCACCGTTATACAGTCCGTCGAGGGGCAGCTCACGAACCTCGTGACGAGGGGCGGGACGCCGGAGTACACCGTCGCCGCAGCCGTCGACGCGAAGGGCGGTGTCACCCGGGCGTACTTCTCCAAGGTGCAGTCAAGTACGAGTACGACCGACAGCGAGGTGCAGGCTGTCGAACTGTCCGAGACACAGAAGGCCGAGTTGGCCTCCGTCTCCCAAACCGGCAGTCTGCAGACCATCACCATCACCGGGCTCGGTGAGTACCGCGTCAAGTACGTCACCGGCGACCGCGGCAACTTCTACGTCGCCCTGCCCACCGAATCCGTCACCACGACCATCAACACCCTGATCCTCGTCGAGGTCAGCGTCACCGCCGCCGGTCTCGTCGCCGCCGGAATCGCCGGTACGGTCCTGGTCGGAGTGGCTCTGCGGCCCCTCCGCAAGGTCGCCTCGACGGCCACCCGGGTCTCCGAACTCCCGCTGCACACCGGCGAGGTGACCCTCAACGAGCGGGTCGCCGAGTCCGAGACCGACCCGCACACCGAGGTCGGCCAGGTCGGCGCCGCGCTCAACCGGATGCTCGACCATGTGCACGGTGCCCTGCACTCGCGCCAGCAGAGCGAGATGCGGGTACGTCAGTTCGTCGCGGACGCCAGTCATGAGCTGCGTACGCCGTTGGCCTCGATCCGCGGATACGCCGAGCTGACGAGACGTGGACGCGAGGAGACCGGGCCGGACACCCGGCACGCGCTCGGGCGGATCGAGTCCGAGGCGGGGCGCATGACCCTGCTCGTCGAGGATCTCCTCCTGCTCGCCCGCCTCGACGCGGGCCGGCCGCTCCAGTTCGACCAGACCGACCTCGTACCCCTCGTCGTGGACACCGTCAGCGACGCGCGCGCCGCCGGGCGGGACCACAACTGGCGGCTCGACCTGCCCGACGAGCCCGCGCTGGTGTCGGCGGACGCGGCCCGGTTGCAGCAGGTCCTGGTGAACCTGCTCGCCAACGCCCGTACGCACACTCCGCCCGGGACGACCGTCACCGCGCGCGTGCAGCGGCGCGGCCCGTGGCTGTGTGTGGACGTGCAGGACGACGGACAGGGCATCCCGGCCGACCTGTTGCCGCATGTGTTCGAGCGGTTCGCGCGCGGCGACACCGCGCGCTCCCGCAGCACCGGTTCCACCGGTCTCGGGCTCGCCATCGTGCAGGCCGTCGCGACCGCGCACGGCGGTGCCGTGACCGTCGACAGCGTGCCCGGACAGACCGTCTTTACGGTGCATTTGCCTGCCCTTGCCCCCGAAACAAACTGGCAATCGGACTCACAGGTACAGCACAGTGCCACCACATGGGTGCAACAGGGGGCCTGA